The proteins below come from a single Thunnus thynnus chromosome 10, fThuThy2.1, whole genome shotgun sequence genomic window:
- the arhgef2b gene encoding rho guanine nucleotide exchange factor 2 isoform X1, producing MSRLLESRRQDRMKEINLKNKEKERLKEREKEARERENRYSNGHLFTSLTVSSTTLCSSCNRSITAKEALSCPACNVTIHNRCRDSLASCAKMKQRQQKLAMVRNSSLQNVAMRTKTPMMKERPSSAIYPSDSLRQSLLGSRRVRSGLSLAKSVSTNNIAGASEDSVGLRRILSQSTESLNFRSRTLSMESLTDDGERWWSPLLEELQEEGSCIQADSWSLAVEPNFLQTLHKDLIKKQDVIYELIQTEFHHVRTLRIMEGVYRRGMLEEVMLEAGVVHTIFPCLDQLLEFHSSFLSELLARRMQGLAEGSSTNFTIRDIGDLLLRQFSGQCADDMKKLYSEFCSRHPKAVKLYKEVFSRDRRLQQFIRHACRGPLLRRHGVQECILLVTQRITKYPVIIQRILDNTKGSEEEVQAVSQALRLLKELISSVDREVLELDRTRRLQEVQARLDPRAQAEVRGGGVFRGGELLRRRLLHEGTLHWKVQGSRLKEVKVLLMSDILVFLQEKDQRFTFASLDKSPVVSLTKLIVRDIANQERGMYLISDSTPPEMYELHASSKDDRRTWMSRIQQAAQSCPSRDEFPLIETEDKALLRRLKADIQQKDREVLELLQERVTLFSDLVEATGRGAEEGGQELSTSSRTSSSSSNRNLFRADTPHAPQAEPLLTTAISEVDKLTELLSGTNIQKSTVTNGNQELSNGDSGSLNGSFELNSGSSKDRNGNQLQQTLNEEVRQRLVNLSTQLHALQAAVIRQDSILELCFRPGPAPSSTPSSAPRLNRSMSRDTGLDAGGEAVLLRRQVELLQDEVTRLRLRGEEAEPGSRRRSNGETGDVIKGEQVGRRRGSRELEPRPLAPLASQEPDDQLDGVQEGMEDEEEEVVKISPRSDSPRDLQDIPEESECGADPS from the exons ATGTCCCGGCTGCTGGAGAGCAGGCGGCAGGACAGGATGAAGGAAATCAATTTAAAG aaCAAGGAGAAGGAGCGTCTGAAGGAGCGCGAGAAGGAGGCGAGGGAGCGGGAGAACAGGTACAGCAATGGTCACCTGTTCACCTCCCTGACGGTGTCCTCCACCACACTGTGCTCCTCCTGCAACAGGAGCATCACGGCTAAGGAGGCGCTCAGCTGTCCAG CCTGTAATGTCACCATCCACAACCGCTGCAGAGACAGTCTGGCTAGCTGCGCCAAGATGAAACAGAGA CAACAGAAGCTTGCGATGGTGAGGAACAGTTCTCTGCAGAACGTCGCCATGCGGACAAAGA CTCCGATGATGAAGGAGCGTCCCAGCTCGGCCATCTATCCATCAGACAGCCTCCGCCAGTCTCTGCTGGGGTCCAGACGGGTTCGCTCCGGCCTCTCGCTCGCCAAGAGCGTCTCCACCAATAACATCGCAGG ggcCAGCGAGGACTCTGTGGGTCTCAGGAGGATTCTGTCTCAGTCCACTGAGTCTCTGAACTTCAGGAGCAGGACTTTGTCCATGGAGTCTCTGACTGATGACG GGGAGAGGTGGTGGAGCCCCctgctggaggagctgcaggaggagggcAGCTGCATTCAGGCCGACAGCTGGAGTCTCGCTGTGGAGCCGAACTTCCTGCAGACGCTTCATAAAGACCTGATCAAAAAACAAGACGTCATCTACg aatTGATCCAGACGGAGTTCCATCATGTGCGGACGCTGCGGATCATGGAGGGGGTGTACCGGCGGGGGATGCTGGAGGAGGTGATGCTGGAGGCGGGCGTGGTTCACACCATCTTCCCCTGTCTGGACCAGCTGCTGGAGTTCCACTCCAGCTTCCTGTCAGAGCTGCTGGCCAGGAGGATGCAGGGTCTGGCGGAGGGCAGCTCCACCAACTTCACCATCCGCGACATCGGAGACCTGCTGCTCAGACAG ttctCAGGTCAGTGTGCAGACGACATGAAGAAACTTTACTCTGAGTTCTGCAGTCGACACCCGAAAGCTGTGAAACTCTACAAAGAAGTTTTTTCTCGAGACAGAAGACTGCAGCAGTTCATCAGG CATGCCTGCCGCGGCCCGCTGCTACGTCGTCATGGCGTTCAGGAATGCATCCTGCTGGTGACCCAGAGAATTACAAAATACCCCGTCATCATCCAGAGGATCCTTGACAACACCAAAG GCAGCGAGGAGGAGGTGCAGGCTGTGAGCCAGGCTCTGCGCCTCCTGAAGGAGCTGATCAGCTCTGTGGACCGGGAGGTGCTGGAGCTGGACCGGACCAGAAGGCTGCAGGAGGTGCAGGCCCGGCTGGACCCGCGGGCCCAGGCGGAGGTCCGGGGAGGTGGCGTGTTCAGGGGAGGGGAGCTGCTGAGGAGGAGGCTCCTCCACGAGGGAACGCTCCACTGGAAGGTCCAGGGCTCCCGGCTGAAAG AGGTGAAGGTCCTGCTGATGTCAGACATCTTGGTTTTCCTTCAGGAGAAAGACCAGAGGTTCACCTTCGCATCACTA GACAAGTCTCCGGTGGTCTCCCTGACTAAGCTGATCGTCAGAGACATAGCCAATCAGGAGCGAGGGATGTACCTGATCAGTGACTCCACCCCCCCAGAGATGTACGAGCTGCACGCTTCGTCTAAAGACGACCGCAGGACCTGGATGAGCCGGATCCAGCAGGCTGCACAAAG CTGTCCGTCCAGAGACGAGTTTCCTCTCATAGAGACTGAAGACAAAGCTTTACTGCGAAGATTGAAAG ctgaCATCCAGCAGAAGGACAGGGAGGTTCTGGAGCTCCTGCAGGAGCGAGTCACTCTTTTTTCAGACCTGGTGGAGGCGACGGGTAGAGGAGCAGAAGAAGGAGGTCAGGAGCTCAGCACCTCCTCCAGgacctcttcctcctcgtccAACAGGAACCTGTTCAGAGCCGACACTCCTCACGCTCCTCAGGCCGAGCCGCTGCTCACCACCGCCATCTCTGAAG tGGACAAACTGACCGAGCTGCTGTCAGGAACCAACATCCAGAAATCTACCGTAACCAACGGCAACCAGGAGCTCAGCA acgGTGACTCTGGTTCGCTGAACGGTTCTTTTGAGTTGAACAGCGGCTCTTCGAAG gaccGAAACGGGAACCAGCTGCAGCAAACCTTAAATGAG GAAGTCCGTCAGCGATTGGTCAATCTGAGCACGCAGCTTCACGCCCTGCAG GCTGCTGTGATTCGTCAGGACTCGATCCTAGAGCTGTGTTTCAGGCCCGGCCCCGCCCCCAGCTCCACCCCCAGCTCCGCCCCCCGCCTCAATCGGTCCATGTCGCGGGACACGGGGCTGGACGCCGGCGGGGAGGCGGTGCTACTGAGGCGGCAGGTGGAGCTGCTGCAGGATGAAGTGACACGGCTGCGTCTGAGGGGGGAGGAGGCGGAGccaggcagcaggaggaggagcaacGGAGAAACCGGTGATGTCATCAAGGGggaacag GTGGGCAGGAGGCGTGGCAGCAGGGAGCTGGAGCCCCGCCCCCTCGCCCCATTGGCCAGTCAGGAGCCTGACGACCAATTAGACGGCGTCCAGGAAGGaatggaggatgaagaggaggaagtggtGAAGATCTCTCCTCGCTCTGACAGCCCCAGAG ACCTGCAGGACATCCCGGAGGAGAGCGAGTGTGGAGCAGATCCCAGTTAA
- the arhgef2b gene encoding rho guanine nucleotide exchange factor 2 isoform X2, with amino-acid sequence MSRLLESRRQDRMKEINLKNKEKERLKEREKEARERENRYSNGHLFTSLTVSSTTLCSSCNRSITAKEALSCPACNVTIHNRCRDSLASCAKMKQRQQKLAMVRNSSLQNVAMRTKTPMMKERPSSAIYPSDSLRQSLLGSRRVRSGLSLAKSVSTNNIAGASEDSVGLRRILSQSTESLNFRSRTLSMESLTDDGERWWSPLLEELQEEGSCIQADSWSLAVEPNFLQTLHKDLIKKQDVIYELIQTEFHHVRTLRIMEGVYRRGMLEEVMLEAGVVHTIFPCLDQLLEFHSSFLSELLARRMQGLAEGSSTNFTIRDIGDLLLRQFSGQCADDMKKLYSEFCSRHPKAVKLYKEVFSRDRRLQQFIRHACRGPLLRRHGVQECILLVTQRITKYPVIIQRILDNTKGSEEEVQAVSQALRLLKELISSVDREVLELDRTRRLQEVQARLDPRAQAEVRGGGVFRGGELLRRRLLHEGTLHWKVQGSRLKEVKVLLMSDILVFLQEKDQRFTFASLDKSPVVSLTKLIVRDIANQERGMYLISDSTPPEMYELHASSKDDRRTWMSRIQQAAQSCPSRDEFPLIETEDKALLRRLKADIQQKDREVLELLQERVTLFSDLVEATGRGAEEGGQELSTSSRTSSSSSNRNLFRADTPHAPQAEPLLTTAISEVDKLTELLSGTNIQKSTVTNGNQELSNGDSGSLNGSFELNSGSSKDRNGNQLQQTLNEEVRQRLVNLSTQLHALQAAVIRQDSILELCFRPGPAPSSTPSSAPRLNRSMSRDTGLDAGGEAVLLRRQVELLQDEVTRLRLRGEEAEPGSRRRSNGETGDVIKGEQQVGRRRGSRELEPRPLAPLASQEPDDQLDGVQEGMEDEEEEVVKISPRSDSPRDLQDIPEESECGADPS; translated from the exons ATGTCCCGGCTGCTGGAGAGCAGGCGGCAGGACAGGATGAAGGAAATCAATTTAAAG aaCAAGGAGAAGGAGCGTCTGAAGGAGCGCGAGAAGGAGGCGAGGGAGCGGGAGAACAGGTACAGCAATGGTCACCTGTTCACCTCCCTGACGGTGTCCTCCACCACACTGTGCTCCTCCTGCAACAGGAGCATCACGGCTAAGGAGGCGCTCAGCTGTCCAG CCTGTAATGTCACCATCCACAACCGCTGCAGAGACAGTCTGGCTAGCTGCGCCAAGATGAAACAGAGA CAACAGAAGCTTGCGATGGTGAGGAACAGTTCTCTGCAGAACGTCGCCATGCGGACAAAGA CTCCGATGATGAAGGAGCGTCCCAGCTCGGCCATCTATCCATCAGACAGCCTCCGCCAGTCTCTGCTGGGGTCCAGACGGGTTCGCTCCGGCCTCTCGCTCGCCAAGAGCGTCTCCACCAATAACATCGCAGG ggcCAGCGAGGACTCTGTGGGTCTCAGGAGGATTCTGTCTCAGTCCACTGAGTCTCTGAACTTCAGGAGCAGGACTTTGTCCATGGAGTCTCTGACTGATGACG GGGAGAGGTGGTGGAGCCCCctgctggaggagctgcaggaggagggcAGCTGCATTCAGGCCGACAGCTGGAGTCTCGCTGTGGAGCCGAACTTCCTGCAGACGCTTCATAAAGACCTGATCAAAAAACAAGACGTCATCTACg aatTGATCCAGACGGAGTTCCATCATGTGCGGACGCTGCGGATCATGGAGGGGGTGTACCGGCGGGGGATGCTGGAGGAGGTGATGCTGGAGGCGGGCGTGGTTCACACCATCTTCCCCTGTCTGGACCAGCTGCTGGAGTTCCACTCCAGCTTCCTGTCAGAGCTGCTGGCCAGGAGGATGCAGGGTCTGGCGGAGGGCAGCTCCACCAACTTCACCATCCGCGACATCGGAGACCTGCTGCTCAGACAG ttctCAGGTCAGTGTGCAGACGACATGAAGAAACTTTACTCTGAGTTCTGCAGTCGACACCCGAAAGCTGTGAAACTCTACAAAGAAGTTTTTTCTCGAGACAGAAGACTGCAGCAGTTCATCAGG CATGCCTGCCGCGGCCCGCTGCTACGTCGTCATGGCGTTCAGGAATGCATCCTGCTGGTGACCCAGAGAATTACAAAATACCCCGTCATCATCCAGAGGATCCTTGACAACACCAAAG GCAGCGAGGAGGAGGTGCAGGCTGTGAGCCAGGCTCTGCGCCTCCTGAAGGAGCTGATCAGCTCTGTGGACCGGGAGGTGCTGGAGCTGGACCGGACCAGAAGGCTGCAGGAGGTGCAGGCCCGGCTGGACCCGCGGGCCCAGGCGGAGGTCCGGGGAGGTGGCGTGTTCAGGGGAGGGGAGCTGCTGAGGAGGAGGCTCCTCCACGAGGGAACGCTCCACTGGAAGGTCCAGGGCTCCCGGCTGAAAG AGGTGAAGGTCCTGCTGATGTCAGACATCTTGGTTTTCCTTCAGGAGAAAGACCAGAGGTTCACCTTCGCATCACTA GACAAGTCTCCGGTGGTCTCCCTGACTAAGCTGATCGTCAGAGACATAGCCAATCAGGAGCGAGGGATGTACCTGATCAGTGACTCCACCCCCCCAGAGATGTACGAGCTGCACGCTTCGTCTAAAGACGACCGCAGGACCTGGATGAGCCGGATCCAGCAGGCTGCACAAAG CTGTCCGTCCAGAGACGAGTTTCCTCTCATAGAGACTGAAGACAAAGCTTTACTGCGAAGATTGAAAG ctgaCATCCAGCAGAAGGACAGGGAGGTTCTGGAGCTCCTGCAGGAGCGAGTCACTCTTTTTTCAGACCTGGTGGAGGCGACGGGTAGAGGAGCAGAAGAAGGAGGTCAGGAGCTCAGCACCTCCTCCAGgacctcttcctcctcgtccAACAGGAACCTGTTCAGAGCCGACACTCCTCACGCTCCTCAGGCCGAGCCGCTGCTCACCACCGCCATCTCTGAAG tGGACAAACTGACCGAGCTGCTGTCAGGAACCAACATCCAGAAATCTACCGTAACCAACGGCAACCAGGAGCTCAGCA acgGTGACTCTGGTTCGCTGAACGGTTCTTTTGAGTTGAACAGCGGCTCTTCGAAG gaccGAAACGGGAACCAGCTGCAGCAAACCTTAAATGAG GAAGTCCGTCAGCGATTGGTCAATCTGAGCACGCAGCTTCACGCCCTGCAG GCTGCTGTGATTCGTCAGGACTCGATCCTAGAGCTGTGTTTCAGGCCCGGCCCCGCCCCCAGCTCCACCCCCAGCTCCGCCCCCCGCCTCAATCGGTCCATGTCGCGGGACACGGGGCTGGACGCCGGCGGGGAGGCGGTGCTACTGAGGCGGCAGGTGGAGCTGCTGCAGGATGAAGTGACACGGCTGCGTCTGAGGGGGGAGGAGGCGGAGccaggcagcaggaggaggagcaacGGAGAAACCGGTGATGTCATCAAGGGggaacag CAGGTGGGCAGGAGGCGTGGCAGCAGGGAGCTGGAGCCCCGCCCCCTCGCCCCATTGGCCAGTCAGGAGCCTGACGACCAATTAGACGGCGTCCAGGAAGGaatggaggatgaagaggaggaagtggtGAAGATCTCTCCTCGCTCTGACAGCCCCAGAG ACCTGCAGGACATCCCGGAGGAGAGCGAGTGTGGAGCAGATCCCAGTTAA